The Brachyspira hyodysenteriae ATCC 27164 genome includes a window with the following:
- the lepB gene encoding signal peptidase I, translated as MTNNKKQIIEIILASLSAVLIAGFIRIFFFDTYIVTNKSMEPTFFEGDQILLLKKNFIFNRVKNFDVIVFNYNDTNLVKRVIGIEGDKVEIRDGGLYLNDELIEHKYYIFSNEDNGLYILGNNQYFVLGDNIKVSEDSRYFGLIDEEDIKGQVILIFSPKKRFQLFNNIFHHNDNNISE; from the coding sequence ATGACGAATAATAAAAAACAAATTATAGAAATAATATTAGCTTCTTTAAGTGCTGTTTTAATAGCAGGATTTATTAGAATATTTTTCTTTGATACTTATATTGTTACTAATAAATCTATGGAGCCTACATTTTTTGAGGGTGATCAAATACTTCTTTTAAAAAAGAATTTTATCTTTAATAGAGTTAAAAATTTCGATGTTATAGTATTCAATTATAATGATACAAATCTTGTTAAAAGAGTTATAGGAATAGAAGGCGATAAAGTAGAAATAAGAGACGGCGGACTTTATTTAAATGATGAACTAATAGAACATAAATATTATATATTTTCAAATGAAGATAACGGACTTTATATTTTAGGAAATAATCAGTATTTTGTTTTGGGTGATAATATAAAGGTTAGCGAGGACAGCAGGTATTTTGGTCTTATAGATGAAGAAGATATAAAAGGACAAGTTATACTTATATTTAGCCCCAAAAAAAGATTTCAGCTATTTAATAATATTTTTCATCATAATGATAATAATATTTCTGAATAA
- a CDS encoding NUDIX domain-containing protein — MQEHTDYNFKNALKIKEHIKYQFKYCPYCGEKDSFIFNDIKIFQCSKCKRTYFTNPASAVGVVIETPNGIVFVERKFEPKKGYIDMPGGFCEPYERAEDSAVREVFEETNIKLNKVNFLISGYNEYIYDGIMYITTDIFFYSNLDYIPETAANDDASKVLFIKRENIDLEKIAFESAKEALSYYINNF; from the coding sequence ATGCAAGAACATACTGATTACAATTTCAAAAATGCTTTAAAAATAAAAGAACATATTAAATATCAATTTAAATATTGTCCTTACTGCGGTGAAAAAGATTCTTTTATTTTTAACGATATAAAAATTTTTCAATGCTCAAAATGTAAAAGAACTTATTTTACGAATCCTGCATCTGCTGTAGGAGTTGTTATAGAAACTCCAAATGGAATAGTATTTGTAGAAAGAAAATTTGAACCTAAAAAGGGATATATAGATATGCCTGGGGGTTTTTGCGAGCCTTATGAAAGAGCTGAAGATAGTGCTGTCAGAGAAGTTTTTGAAGAAACTAATATAAAATTAAATAAAGTAAATTTTCTTATTAGCGGATATAATGAATATATATATGATGGTATAATGTATATTACAACAGATATATTCTTTTATTCAAATCTAGATTATATCCCAGAGACAGCTGCAAATGATGATGCTTCAAAAGTTCTTTTTATAAAAAGAGAAAATATTGATTTAGAAAAAATAGCTTTTGAATCTGCAAAAGAAGCTCTTTCTTATTATATAAATAATTTTTAA
- a CDS encoding flagellin N-terminal helical domain-containing protein produces the protein MVINNNISAINAQRTLKFRQVDLKKDSAMISSGMRINQAGDDASGLAVSEKMRTQIRGLRMAERNTQDGISFIQTTEGYLEETTNILQRIRELAIQAANGIYTDEDRLYVQIEVSQLVDEIDRVASQAQFNKLNMLTGRFARSTGENTPTASMWLHIGANMDERKRVYIGTMNSQALGLKNPVGPAVTATFISVSSPAKANSVIGMVDEALLKVLKQRSDLGAYQNRLEMTAQGLMVGFENMQASESRIRDTDMAEASVKLAKDQILNQANLSMLAQANQLPQGALRLLQ, from the coding sequence ATGGTTATCAACAATAATATAAGTGCTATAAACGCACAACGCACTTTAAAATTCCGCCAAGTAGATCTTAAAAAAGATTCTGCTATGATTTCTAGCGGTATGAGAATCAATCAAGCTGGAGATGATGCTTCTGGTTTAGCAGTTTCTGAGAAAATGAGAACTCAGATTCGTGGTTTACGTATGGCTGAAAGAAATACTCAAGACGGTATATCTTTCATTCAAACTACTGAAGGATACTTAGAAGAAACTACTAACATTCTTCAAAGAATTCGTGAATTAGCTATACAAGCTGCTAACGGTATCTATACTGACGAAGATAGACTTTATGTACAAATCGAAGTTTCTCAGTTAGTAGACGAAATCGACAGAGTTGCTTCACAAGCTCAATTCAACAAACTTAACATGTTAACAGGAAGATTCGCTAGATCTACAGGTGAAAACACTCCTACAGCTTCTATGTGGTTACACATCGGTGCTAATATGGACGAAAGAAAACGTGTTTATATCGGTACTATGAACAGCCAAGCTCTTGGACTTAAAAACCCAGTAGGACCTGCTGTTACAGCTACATTTATCAGTGTTTCTAGCCCAGCTAAAGCTAACTCTGTTATCGGTATGGTAGACGAAGCTCTTCTTAAAGTATTAAAACAAAGATCTGACTTAGGTGCTTATCAGAACAGATTAGAAATGACAGCTCAAGGCTTAATGGTTGGATTCGAAAATATGCAGGCTTCTGAAAGCAGAATTCGTGATACAGATATGGCTGAAGCATCAGTTAAACTTGCTAAAGATCAAATTCTTAACCAAGCTAACTTGTCTATGCTTGCTCAAGCTAATCAGTTACCACAAGGTGCTCTTAGATTATTACAATAA
- the dnaG gene encoding DNA primase has product MDNLFIEKLNNLLSRVSLIDILRDRYKVIHRGGSQYTVQCPFHKDGQETNPSMSVDDAKGIYKCFTCGAKGNVITYLKEKENKSFKEAVQYLGNRFSVDVSGFFSAKTTQKDKIYLESRRINRIACNFFGKSLFLKDKNGDYFYKDAEKYLKSRKIPFSIIKEFRIGYAPPSWNALMNALAENKITVNNMNILGLVSVSKNNPNHYYDTFVNRIMFPIINEREEIVGFGGRSIDGKEPKYLNSKESLIFKKKSSLYGINIAKSYIMKQDEIMLVEGYMDTIACHKMGIKNVVGTLGTAITEEHAKEIKKYTKNVVLALDSDEAGIKAAKMAVITLLKFDLKLTILSIQETKDLDEFFTVYGRSRFDILYNNKLNWYDFVIDTEIKKDISSLSIAEKLNVINSFYKYLDAVKSETEKQMIISYVASKLNVDREAFNKDYLNTYNANQYASGIKYDKKVKNIDNKFHYENSLIYLLALNPSLIKEAEREISVDLIKKDITREFYIRLLTLNKEASVEDALNILGNEYIANQILSKKKLYSENIYEKLEELIIKIKSGCIDSEKKELQNNINLDNLDNIYEAARKISLLNKQKEKLHQGSDL; this is encoded by the coding sequence GTGGATAATTTATTTATTGAAAAATTAAATAATCTATTGTCTAGAGTATCTCTTATTGATATATTAAGGGATAGATATAAAGTAATACATAGAGGCGGAAGTCAATATACCGTTCAATGTCCTTTTCATAAAGACGGACAGGAAACAAATCCTTCTATGTCTGTTGATGATGCTAAAGGTATATATAAATGCTTTACATGCGGTGCTAAAGGCAATGTTATTACATATCTTAAAGAAAAAGAAAACAAGTCATTTAAAGAGGCTGTACAGTATTTAGGCAATAGGTTTTCAGTTGATGTAAGCGGTTTCTTTTCTGCTAAAACTACCCAAAAAGATAAAATATATTTAGAAAGCAGAAGAATTAACAGAATAGCATGCAACTTTTTTGGAAAAAGCCTGTTTTTAAAAGATAAAAATGGTGATTATTTTTATAAAGATGCTGAAAAATACTTAAAATCAAGGAAAATACCATTCAGCATTATAAAAGAATTTAGAATAGGGTATGCGCCTCCTAGTTGGAATGCTTTAATGAATGCATTAGCCGAGAACAAAATTACAGTAAATAATATGAATATATTAGGTTTAGTAAGCGTAAGCAAGAATAATCCTAATCATTATTATGATACTTTTGTTAATAGAATAATGTTTCCTATAATAAATGAAAGAGAGGAAATAGTAGGTTTCGGAGGCAGAAGTATAGACGGTAAAGAACCTAAATATTTAAATTCCAAAGAAAGCCTCATATTTAAAAAGAAATCTTCATTATATGGTATAAATATTGCTAAATCATACATAATGAAGCAAGATGAAATAATGTTGGTTGAAGGCTATATGGATACTATAGCATGCCATAAAATGGGTATAAAGAATGTTGTCGGCACTTTAGGTACTGCAATCACAGAAGAGCATGCAAAAGAGATAAAAAAATACACTAAAAATGTAGTATTAGCATTAGATAGCGATGAAGCAGGCATAAAAGCTGCTAAAATGGCTGTAATTACACTGTTGAAGTTTGATTTAAAACTTACTATACTTTCTATACAAGAAACTAAAGATTTAGATGAATTTTTTACAGTTTATGGTAGAAGCCGGTTTGATATATTGTATAATAATAAACTTAATTGGTATGATTTTGTTATAGATACTGAAATAAAAAAAGATATTTCTTCTTTATCTATAGCAGAAAAATTAAATGTTATTAATAGTTTTTATAAATATTTAGACGCTGTGAAAAGTGAAACAGAGAAACAGATGATAATTTCATACGTAGCTTCTAAACTTAATGTTGATAGGGAAGCTTTTAACAAAGACTATTTAAATACATATAATGCAAATCAGTATGCTTCCGGTATAAAATATGATAAAAAAGTAAAAAATATAGATAATAAATTTCACTATGAAAATAGTTTGATATATTTACTTGCTTTGAATCCTTCTTTAATTAAAGAGGCTGAAAGAGAAATTAGTGTTGATCTTATTAAGAAAGATATAACAAGAGAATTTTATATAAGGCTCTTAACTCTTAATAAAGAAGCAAGTGTTGAAGATGCTCTTAATATATTAGGTAATGAGTATATAGCTAATCAGATTTTAAGCAAGAAGAAACTATATAGTGAAAATATATATGAAAAATTGGAGGAGCTTATTATTAAAATTAAAAGCGGCTGCATAGACTCCGAAAAAAAAGAATTACAAAATAATATAAATTTGGATAATTTAGATAATATTTATGAAGCAGCACGTAAAATTAGTTTACTTAATAAGCAAAAAGAAAAATTACATCAAGGAAGTGATTTATGA
- the rpoD gene encoding RNA polymerase sigma factor RpoD, producing the protein MMTEEDCDLLIKNNEKIRKLLEKGNTNKYLTFKEINGAIDNMDTDVMDILFQLLAARKIVIVEDKREFESLSKNQNKIDDAAKFIHVEDKVGNNDDPIRLYLKEIGKVSLLTHDDEVDYSKKIESGESEIENIILNTHLVVGEVLNTIKNVQIGKVSIHEILEPPRIYNVSTQEKRKLERKYKNFEKEYVALAEKYLSLDKRIKKITTQKTIKALTKEQEEVKDSIVKLLSKVRLNRMEIDRIAEKLKFYLHRINQIEEYFEKLKKRYYKEISDFENYYKEIESGNKDIYIRLVDEFNITPEAIEAVITSFHKAQVRMADIYDEVRIDKETLVEWVRKIDSSRRKIAQAKDHIVKANLRLVIAIAKKYVNRGLHFFDLVQEGNIGLIKAVDKFEYKKGYKFSTYATWWIRQAITRSISDQARTIRVPVHMIEQINKVQRVLRQYMQQHGREPSIQEIAKALSWPESRVKSVRNVAKDPVSLNAPIGDEEDTILGELIEDKEFESPQNITTFKILRKQIDSILDSLPDREQKVIRMRFGLVDGYSHTLEEVGYVFKVTRERIRQIEAKAIRRLRAQSKKKELKDFLDS; encoded by the coding sequence ATGATGACAGAAGAAGATTGCGATCTTTTGATTAAAAATAATGAAAAGATTAGAAAATTACTTGAAAAAGGAAATACTAATAAATATCTTACATTTAAAGAGATCAACGGTGCCATTGATAATATGGATACTGATGTAATGGATATACTTTTTCAATTATTAGCTGCAAGAAAAATTGTTATCGTTGAAGACAAAAGAGAGTTTGAAAGCCTTTCTAAAAACCAAAATAAAATTGATGATGCTGCTAAATTTATACATGTAGAAGATAAAGTTGGAAATAATGATGATCCTATAAGACTTTATCTTAAAGAAATTGGAAAGGTTAGTCTGCTTACTCATGATGATGAGGTAGATTATTCAAAGAAGATTGAATCCGGAGAATCTGAAATTGAAAATATAATATTAAATACTCATCTTGTAGTAGGGGAAGTATTAAATACAATCAAAAATGTACAGATAGGTAAAGTTTCTATACATGAAATACTAGAACCTCCTAGAATATATAATGTTTCTACTCAGGAAAAAAGAAAATTAGAAAGAAAATATAAAAACTTTGAAAAAGAGTATGTAGCATTAGCTGAAAAATATTTATCTTTGGATAAGAGAATAAAAAAGATTACTACTCAAAAAACAATAAAAGCTCTTACTAAAGAACAAGAGGAAGTTAAAGACAGTATAGTTAAACTTTTAAGCAAAGTAAGATTAAACAGAATGGAAATAGACAGAATAGCTGAAAAGTTAAAGTTCTATTTACACAGAATAAATCAGATAGAAGAGTATTTTGAAAAGCTTAAAAAAAGATACTATAAAGAAATATCAGATTTTGAAAATTATTATAAAGAGATAGAATCTGGAAACAAGGACATATATATAAGACTTGTAGATGAGTTTAATATTACTCCTGAAGCTATAGAGGCTGTTATAACTAGCTTCCATAAAGCACAGGTTCGTATGGCTGATATTTATGATGAAGTTCGTATTGATAAAGAAACTTTGGTAGAATGGGTGCGTAAAATAGACTCATCAAGAAGAAAAATTGCTCAGGCTAAAGATCATATTGTTAAGGCTAATTTAAGACTTGTTATTGCTATAGCCAAAAAGTATGTTAATAGAGGTCTTCATTTCTTCGATTTAGTTCAGGAAGGAAATATAGGGCTTATCAAGGCTGTAGATAAATTTGAATATAAAAAAGGATATAAATTTTCTACATATGCTACTTGGTGGATTCGTCAGGCAATTACTCGTTCTATAAGCGATCAGGCTAGAACTATAAGGGTTCCTGTTCATATGATAGAGCAGATTAATAAAGTTCAGAGGGTATTAAGACAGTATATGCAGCAGCATGGAAGAGAGCCTTCTATTCAGGAGATTGCAAAAGCATTAAGCTGGCCTGAAAGTAGGGTAAAAAGCGTAAGAAATGTTGCTAAAGACCCTGTATCTTTGAATGCTCCTATAGGCGATGAAGAGGATACTATCTTAGGTGAACTTATAGAAGATAAAGAATTTGAAAGTCCTCAGAATATTACTACTTTCAAAATTTTAAGAAAGCAAATCGATTCTATACTTGACAGTTTGCCGGACAGAGAACAGAAAGTTATCAGAATGCGTTTTGGGCTTGTTGATGGTTATTCTCATACTCTTGAAGAGGTTGGATATGTATTCAAGGTTACTAGAGAACGTATTCGTCAGATAGAGGCAAAAGCTATAAGAAGATTAAGAGCTCAGTCTAAGAAAAAAGAGTTAAAAGATTTTCTTGACTCTTAA
- a CDS encoding helix-turn-helix domain-containing protein, producing the protein MCHLCSKYDTCKKLCNDVLKEINKSLGTRKINSDRTDSRESILTNDDLDNILYANALTESEYSRVSNLIIAILTPKQKMIMKLFSEGKSQEELAKMLNVTQSAVSQYLSAIKREISKQFNMVINI; encoded by the coding sequence ATGTGTCATTTATGTTCTAAATATGATACTTGTAAAAAACTTTGTAATGATGTTTTGAAAGAAATTAATAAGAGTTTAGGTACTAGGAAAATTAACTCTGATAGAACTGACAGCAGAGAAAGTATATTAACGAATGATGATTTAGATAATATACTATATGCAAATGCTTTGACAGAGAGTGAGTACAGCAGAGTTTCAAATTTAATAATAGCCATACTTACGCCTAAACAAAAAATGATAATGAAATTATTTTCAGAAGGAAAAAGTCAGGAGGAATTAGCCAAAATGCTTAATGTAACTCAGTCGGCAGTGTCTCAGTATTTAAGTGCCATAAAACGTGAGATATCAAAGCAGTTTAATATGGTAATAAATATATGA
- a CDS encoding ankyrin repeat domain-containing protein, which produces MFTNKEKIEFFNAVEDGDIQQIKYLLDKNNYINIDVFGIAKILIEHENNKNVIEKKDIEIDFKNKDGYTPLMIASYKGNTDIVKLLLEYNASVDITNKDNYTALIYACIYGRADVVKILLKHKADMYIETKLENNHLTALMIACSQNYAEIVRILLENGYDPNYKNQKGETALIYSAFIKNDKPSTEIIKILLEYGADINAKDNKGSTALIYASYSRKIDFVRALLEHNADTEISNNEKNTALLYACEGRNIDMLKTLLEYNASPNVQNKLDKTPLIIACDYDSYDMVKILLEHNADVNLSDHRKETPLMYAVYESNVKMVELLLKYNPDLTLKNKYGETALDMAYNQNHYKEKIGKLILDASSKEIKFLYAVIENKIHDVLQYISEGVDINNTIYGTDGFNALLLASRNHYKEIIKILLEHNADVNFKSCSNNTALEYISNNDNNFDIALEFIKRGADVNAIDNDGITPLMYAASYNAEKILNLLIENNADINIQSKSGFNALILAAMHNHINIVKILIKNKADVFARDAYGRRVLYYVSRNENYDMFDIFTIYHDKEYKRNSRFLDFVSDGEINKVAKYISKGIDVNFQDDFGDTPLTLVEKRKIAKMLLDNNADINKRGKYGYTPLMVAIKKNHMKLAEFFIKNNADINITDPEGNTALVIAAQKKNAYIFELLLKNGADLSISKDIELMIVCNDEMESIFKKYSK; this is translated from the coding sequence ATGTTTACAAATAAAGAAAAAATTGAATTTTTCAATGCTGTAGAAGATGGAGATATTCAGCAAATAAAATATTTATTGGATAAAAATAATTATATAAATATAGATGTATTTGGAATAGCAAAAATATTAATTGAGCATGAAAATAATAAAAATGTTATTGAAAAAAAAGATATTGAAATTGATTTTAAGAATAAAGATGGATATACTCCTTTAATGATTGCCTCTTATAAAGGAAATACTGATATAGTAAAACTTTTATTAGAATATAATGCCTCTGTAGATATAACTAACAAAGATAATTATACAGCTTTGATATATGCATGTATTTATGGCAGAGCAGATGTGGTAAAAATTCTTCTTAAACACAAAGCAGATATGTATATAGAGACTAAATTAGAAAATAATCATTTAACTGCATTGATGATAGCCTGCAGTCAAAATTATGCTGAAATAGTAAGAATATTACTTGAAAATGGCTATGACCCTAATTATAAAAATCAAAAAGGAGAAACAGCTTTAATATATTCTGCCTTTATAAAAAATGATAAACCTAGTACAGAAATAATAAAAATATTATTAGAGTATGGAGCAGATATAAATGCAAAGGACAATAAAGGTTCTACAGCATTAATATATGCTTCTTATTCTAGAAAAATTGATTTTGTAAGAGCTTTATTAGAGCATAATGCTGATACAGAAATAAGTAATAATGAAAAAAATACTGCCTTATTATATGCATGTGAAGGCAGAAATATTGATATGCTTAAAACTTTACTTGAATATAATGCAAGTCCAAATGTACAAAATAAATTGGATAAAACTCCTTTGATAATTGCCTGTGATTATGATTCTTATGATATGGTAAAAATATTGTTAGAGCATAATGCTGATGTTAATTTGTCAGATCACAGAAAAGAAACTCCTTTAATGTATGCTGTATATGAAAGTAATGTGAAAATGGTTGAGCTTCTTTTAAAGTATAATCCTGATTTAACATTAAAAAATAAATATGGAGAAACTGCATTAGATATGGCATACAATCAAAATCATTATAAAGAGAAAATAGGAAAATTGATACTAGATGCTTCGTCTAAAGAAATAAAATTTTTATATGCAGTTATTGAAAATAAAATACATGATGTTTTGCAATATATTTCTGAAGGAGTTGACATTAATAATACCATATATGGGACAGACGGATTTAATGCATTGCTTTTAGCTTCACGTAATCATTATAAAGAAATAATAAAAATATTATTAGAACATAATGCTGATGTTAATTTCAAAAGTTGTTCAAATAATACCGCTTTAGAATATATTTCTAATAATGATAATAATTTTGATATAGCTTTAGAGTTTATAAAAAGAGGGGCTGATGTAAATGCTATTGATAATGATGGCATTACACCTTTAATGTATGCTGCTTCTTATAATGCTGAAAAAATATTAAATTTATTAATAGAAAATAATGCTGATATCAATATTCAAAGTAAATCTGGTTTTAATGCTTTAATTCTTGCTGCTATGCATAATCATATTAATATAGTAAAAATTTTAATAAAAAATAAAGCTGATGTATTTGCAAGAGATGCTTATGGAAGAAGAGTCTTATATTATGTTAGCAGAAATGAAAATTATGATATGTTTGACATTTTTACAATCTATCATGATAAAGAATATAAGAGAAATTCTAGATTTCTTGATTTTGTTTCAGATGGAGAAATCAATAAGGTAGCTAAATATATATCAAAAGGAATAGATGTTAACTTTCAAGATGATTTTGGAGATACGCCTTTAACTCTTGTTGAAAAGAGAAAAATTGCAAAAATGTTATTGGATAATAATGCAGATATTAATAAAAGAGGAAAATATGGATATACTCCTCTAATGGTTGCTATTAAGAAAAACCATATGAAACTTGCCGAATTCTTTATAAAAAATAATGCTGATATTAATATTACAGACCCTGAAGGAAATACTGCATTAGTTATAGCCGCCCAAAAGAAAAATGCCTACATATTTGAGCTTCTATTAAAAAATGGGGCAGATCTATCTATAAGTAAAGATATAGAGTTGATGATAGTTTGCAATGATGAAATGGAAAGCATATTCAAAAAATACAGTAAATAA